The Leguminivora glycinivorella isolate SPB_JAAS2020 chromosome 1, LegGlyc_1.1, whole genome shotgun sequence genome includes a region encoding these proteins:
- the LOC125233780 gene encoding uncharacterized protein LOC125233780, with the protein MSDSECSVYTRTPSPEPKKIATKNIKKRKSSSAARSEVETENRRVLHSSSPTPCAQKKKTTKKARTSTSENKNVGSSSSKKSPETDIFKIIREEEKITSEGSSKTVKTTSSFTSRVSTGSSRRTTITDGNFFIDLKVYNINDYQKSEPEERYKKALASVKLQCQENSSEWNQIQTFLGQAFNIFGECEPVYYNNYKKN; encoded by the exons At gtcTGACTCCGAATGTTCAGTATACACGCGCACGCCCTCACCTGAACCGAAGAAGATTGCTACAAAGAATATCAAGAAAAGGAAATCATCCTCAGCCGCAag GTCCGAAGTTGAAACAGAAAATCGACGGGTACTACATTCATCCTCACCAACACCTTGCGcgcaaaagaaaaaaacaaccaAAAAAGCACGAACGTCAACCAGTGAAAATAAGAATGTTGGCTCTAG ttcTTCCAAAAAATCGCCTGAAACCGATATCTTCAAAATCATAAGAGAAGAAGAGAAGATCACCAGCGAGGGCAGTTCGAAAACCGTCAAGACAACATCATCGTTTACCAGCCGCGTATCGACAGGTTCTAGTCGACGCACTACGATAACAGACGGTAATTTTTTCATTGATTTAAAAGTGTATAACATTAATGATTACCAAAAATCTGAGCCTGAAGAACGTTATAAAAAAGCATTAGCGTCGGTTAAATTGCAATGTCAAGAGAATTCCTCCGAGTGGAATCAAATACAAACGTTCTTAGGTCAAgcctttaatatttttggaGAATGTGAAcctgtttattataataattataaaaaaaattag